The following nucleotide sequence is from Mangifera indica cultivar Alphonso chromosome 1, CATAS_Mindica_2.1, whole genome shotgun sequence.
CCCCTTTTTACATCTGACACGTGTTGGAACTTTGGACGATGATTTCTTCTCCGGAGATGATGACATTGATAGACCAATGTTCAATCCTCTCCTCAAAAAGCCTGTCAATGCCACTCTGGTAATTTTCTCTGATTTCGATCCCAGTTTAGGGTTTTCTAATGAAATCGTTGATAATGGAATTGAATTTTCCTATATGATTCGTCATGGTGTTACATTTAAAATGAGTGGCAGATTAGAGAAATCCACTGGTAGAGAAGAGTTAAGTTATGATGATGTTAGTGAACAAGAAGGGGCTCATGATGGTCAAGAAATGGAGAGAATTGTCGATTTTCAAATGCTTATAAAGGGACTAGAGCTGGGTCGTCGTGACGTGACAGCATTGTTTTTCCTCGTGAGTTTCTTGTCGGCTGCTTATGGTTGggtaattttagggtttaccgCAATTTATTCATGGGTTCTGGGGATTGTTTTTGTTACAGTCGTAAATGATTTGGTTGGAAGGTTTAGTTCATTATTTGGTGTTGTGTGGGATGGGTCAAGATTGGGAATAAAAAGGCTTACTGGTTTTGTTTTAATGAGATGGGCAGTTAGAGATGCTTTGACTCAGCTTCTCGGCTTGTGGTTTTTTGGGGAAATTGAGGATCAATACTCATTTTTCAAGCTTTTTGTGAGGTTGAAATTGATGCCGTTTTCTGTTATGTCAACATGGATACGAGGGTTTGAAAAAGAGATCTCAGGGTTCTTGTTTACATGGTCTTTGGCAGATACCTTTGTGGCTTTTATATTTGCTGTTGATGCCTGGGTTGCcattgttgactcaaggaggACCGGAAGAGAGATAGTTAAAGAAGGTTGTTATATGTTATTGACAATGATAAATCAAGCTATACAGATTAAATGTCTGGAGGCTATACTTTGTGGATCATGTGCAAGGTGGGCTTTGGCTCATGTGTTTGGGAAATCTTTTGCTATGATTTTACAATCAACTGTAGAGGTTTACTTTATGGTGGCTTGGCTGATCTTTTACTTTGCTGCAAGGTCTAGGGATGCTAATATAGAGGGAATGAGTTTTGGGCGGAGGGAATTGGAGGGTTTGGTTGATGGACATAGATGATATCTAGTAGATAATGGCATGATGATTTCCTTTGCAGTTGCGGGCTTCAATTGAACGCTAAAAGTCGCGGTTATGTCTTCAGTGCTCTGTGTCTTCCTGTTTTGCATTCCCATTGATATAGCACTGCCACTGGCTGGTGTAATCACCAACGATATGTTGTATGTACTTTACAACAAGATTACATATTACTCGTGTATATTTTCCAAGCAAATGCTTCATGTGAATATTTTGTTCCAATCAATGTTTTAAATGCACTGCAGTACCTGTTTCTGGTGATGGCAATATACTTGAGAATGGTAATTGATTTACCGCCGTTCTGATATGCATGCTTCTAAGCttgagaaatttatttttttatttattccctTCGTTTTCCTTTCGTAGGTGTTTCACTGAGATATATACATGGTACTGAATTGATGCCATTATCTACATGGTCAAGCATGTATATGTGTTACTGcattattatgaaaaattttctttcctCGATTACATTTGTAATCCTTGTCTGTGTTTTTTATGGTGCATGAACTTTTAACCAGCAGTCCTTGCTTTGCCTTTGGCATTATCTTGATATGTTACTatgacagttaaaattaataagtgagAGATGAGTATTTGGACTAGAGAAGCTTAGGAAGTGAGCCAAGGTCCTATCATAATTTAGTGACTTTTGGAGAAATTGTTCTTAGCAAGATGCTAACAGCAGCAATTATGATATTGCTTTGATGAGTTGCAGATTGTATCACATGTGAGTTTCGTCGTGGTAGGCACACTTTAGGGATTGTCTTTAATATCCTATCCTTTTTTGTTGGTTATGGGTTTTGGTGTCCATGTCAATCTGGAAGTAACTTGTTATTGTCATTTTATACACTTCCAACATATCAGGGAGAAAAGGAGGTGGGGATAAAAAAGTAGAGAAAATTGAAGATATTATATGTATGTTATGCATGCTAGTGGGTCATACATTATCTATTTTTGCTCCTTAATTAGGCTGAATATATTCTTGGATTAAGCCCTGTGTCCAGACTAGTAACATTAATAGACAGATAAAACCATTGGTTGTTGATACTACACTGTGTATGATTggtttaaatttcatttttcattcaacATTAAATAAATCCTCTATCTGGAAACCTCAATCCACAGAAAATAGCAGGAATACATGCAATAACGGATGCCAGGAGTTGTGCCAGCCTAAGTCTtctattttaaagttaatgaacaGTCAGCCTCCATTCAAATTAGctggaggttttttttttcttccactCGATATGAAGTGATATTATGTGTCCTGTCCTTGATTCCATTGTAATGTACATCTGGTTCACGGGGGTTTGTGGTCATCGGAGAACTAGTGGAGATTGTTTATATGAGGATGTTTCTATAGGAGTATTTGAATGTGTTTTTCAGTGTTGAAtccatttaataatttatattgatatgaTTGTGTTTTTAATGGTTGGGTTAGACTTGTTTTAGGAAATGAAGTTATCTTTCTTACTGCCCCTTAATGTTTATGTGCACCtctttttaaaaagttattttctgGTGATCATATCTTCTGCTGATAGTCTGAATTTGGCTGCTGCTATCTTTTAAGCTCATAGTATCTTTTTAGGTTTCCATTCAATACCTAATTCTTTGAAGCATACGACCTCCCAATGAATATCTTTTGATGGTAGGGCTGAGCTGAAAGTTTGCTTAGGTCATATTCTTTTGTGTCACTCTGGAATCTTGATTTGCATGTCTTTTTATTTGTGCTTTTCTGCTAACAAATTGTATAATTTCTCTCTAGTTGTGCACAATTCCAGGATGTCTTGAAGTTGGCCGCCTCAACAGACAAGAATGATCATCTttactaaaacaaaattttctcaGCCTAGCCTGGCAAATTTAAGGCGCTGGTGggtgacctttttttttttaggtccAGGTTTACAGATTGACTGCGTATCCCATCAAACAGCAGCCCCGGTATTATCTAATTGGATTGGCTCTTTCACTGCCTTTTTTGGTTCTTTAGTTCTGTCTCGTTGCATTTAGTTTggttctgaaaaaaaaaaatcctagttCACAGGGGCTAAACGACCTTTGCGAATTACAGCAATTCGAAAACCTCTTTTGATTGTTTGTGCAGCCCAGTGGCAATAGCAAACTATccagaatttttttaataagcaaTGGATGAAATTTCTTTCTGCATCTTAAATGGGTCAAATGAAACCGTTTAGGTTATCTCTTTGCTGAATCGAGCAATCACTTCACTCAGTCAACATTTGATTATAAAAGGCACTGCAGCATACTGTGGTTGGACTTCTGGTTTGAATTATTTGGACAAAATTTCTGGTTAAGCCCCCTTTCCTAgccttgttttaaaaaattaaggagTTTGATTgatgtaatgttttattattaaaataaataaattattttgaaaatagattatttaaaaaattattaattataaataattattatatttaataaaatttaataagtataaataattattgtgtttggttaaaaataataaaaaaatattaataaattattttatttaaatatcgttaaatataattagttttaaatatttttatattatttattatattaattaaaaataaatttatttttatcttaaaaaattaataaataataatataattataataaaatcaaaatcaatgttattttggtaatcttttaataaaagtgaaagtaata
It contains:
- the LOC123229893 gene encoding uncharacterized protein LOC123229893 isoform X1 produces the protein MTDQPRLRHIRSTSQLIKQTTATFTANLHTFLFLSLLLFSFRSLVESGSYLLTSFIDRDASLKSLLSRLDFSNHHSSTRRLHLHHPHHHHRHHHHQRRRPFLHLTRVGTLDDDFFSGDDDIDRPMFNPLLKKPVNATLVIFSDFDPSLGFSNEIVDNGIEFSYMIRHGVTFKMSGRLEKSTGREELSYDDVSEQEGAHDGQEMERIVDFQMLIKGLELGRRDVTALFFLVSFLSAAYGWVILGFTAIYSWVLGIVFVTVVNDLVGRFSSLFGVVWDGSRLGIKRLTGFVLMRWAVRDALTQLLGLWFFGEIEDQYSFFKLFVRLKLMPFSVMSTWIRGFEKEISGFLFTWSLADTFVAFIFAVDAWVAIVDSRRTGREIVKEGCYMLLTMINQAIQIKCLEAILCGSCARWALAHVFGKSFAMILQSTVEVYFMVAWLIFYFAARSRDANIEGMSFGRRELEGLVDGHR
- the LOC123229893 gene encoding uncharacterized protein LOC123229893 isoform X2; translation: MTDQPRLRHIRSTSQLIKQTTATFTANLHTFLFLSLLLFSFRSLVESGSYLLTSFIDRDASLKSLLSRLDFSNHHSSTRRLHLHHPHHHHRHHHHQRRRPFLHLTRVGTLDDDFFSGDDDIDRPMFNPLLKKPVNATLVIFSDFDPSLGFSNEIVDNGIEFSYMIRHGVTFKMSGRLEKSTGREELSYDDVSEQEGAHDGQEMERIVDFQMLIKGLELGRRDVTALFFLVSFLSAAYGWVILGFTAIYSWVLGIVFVTVVNDLVGRFSSLFGVVWDGSRLGIKRLTGFVLMRWAVRDALTQLLGLWFFGEIEDQYSFFKLFVRLKLMPFSVMSTWIRGFEKEISGFLFTWSLADTFVAFIFAVDAWVAIVDSRRTGREIVKEGCYMLLTMINQAIQIKCLEAILCGSCARSRDANIEGMSFGRRELEGLVDGHR